One Luoshenia tenuis DNA window includes the following coding sequences:
- the pdxR gene encoding MocR-like pyridoxine biosynthesis transcription factor PdxR, protein MEYCRLQLDPSRKEPLYRQLYLAIAAQIRSGTLPQGEKLPGKRAMAGQLGVSQNTVETAYEMLLSEGYLRSKPRSGFYVQAMPTRPQVTAQGRPVCPPERPAPPRAAYDFATSAVDTACFPYATWARITRDIFSDHRELLSRGEPQGEIELREELCRYLAENRGMQVEPAQVVIGAGVEYLCGLIVRLLGGGCTFGLEEPGYQRNREIIYNQGCQVCTLPVDGEGVDMAALEKSSAQAVYVTPAHQFPTGVMMSAARRMALLDWAEAAQGRMIIEDDYDSEFRYEFRPVPALQGLDTGGKVIYLNTFSRSLAPAFRMAYMVLSPQLLKRYRQDFAFYSCTVSRFEQQCLCRFIRDGHFSRHLNRARTLYRARRDTLMQELERMAPEGALQFSGGQAGTHLIVTVANGMDEAALVGACLRQGVRVYGLSQFCAQDGTAHSASVVMGYAGMERGRIEQAVRRIGKAWFGD, encoded by the coding sequence ATGGAATATTGCCGCTTACAGCTGGATCCTTCGCGCAAAGAGCCGCTGTACCGCCAGCTTTACCTGGCTATCGCCGCCCAGATCCGTTCGGGAACGCTGCCCCAGGGGGAGAAGTTGCCGGGTAAGCGCGCCATGGCCGGGCAGCTGGGCGTCAGCCAAAATACCGTTGAAACGGCTTATGAGATGCTGTTGAGCGAAGGGTATCTGCGCTCAAAACCGCGCAGCGGTTTTTATGTGCAGGCCATGCCCACTCGTCCTCAGGTAACCGCGCAGGGACGGCCGGTCTGTCCGCCGGAACGGCCAGCTCCGCCACGGGCTGCATACGATTTTGCCACATCCGCCGTGGATACGGCCTGCTTTCCCTATGCTACGTGGGCGCGCATCACCCGCGATATCTTCAGCGACCATCGCGAGCTGCTCTCAAGAGGGGAACCACAGGGCGAGATCGAGCTGCGCGAGGAGCTGTGCCGCTATCTGGCCGAAAACCGCGGGATGCAGGTAGAACCTGCACAGGTGGTCATAGGCGCGGGAGTGGAATATCTTTGCGGGTTGATCGTGCGTTTGCTGGGCGGGGGCTGCACTTTTGGCCTGGAGGAGCCGGGCTATCAGCGCAACCGCGAGATCATTTATAACCAGGGCTGCCAGGTCTGTACCCTGCCGGTAGACGGCGAGGGCGTCGATATGGCGGCGCTTGAAAAGAGCAGCGCGCAGGCCGTATATGTGACCCCGGCCCACCAGTTCCCCACGGGAGTGATGATGTCCGCCGCACGGCGGATGGCGCTGCTGGACTGGGCCGAGGCGGCGCAGGGGCGCATGATCATCGAGGACGATTACGACAGCGAATTTCGCTATGAATTCCGTCCCGTGCCCGCCCTGCAGGGCTTGGACACGGGCGGCAAGGTGATCTACCTCAATACCTTTTCCCGCAGCCTGGCGCCGGCTTTCCGCATGGCTTATATGGTATTGTCGCCCCAGCTGCTCAAGCGTTACCGGCAGGATTTTGCCTTTTATTCCTGCACGGTCTCCCGTTTTGAGCAGCAATGTCTGTGCCGCTTTATTCGGGATGGACATTTTAGCCGGCACTTGAACCGGGCGCGCACGCTGTACCGCGCGCGGCGCGACACCCTGATGCAAGAGCTTGAGCGCATGGCGCCCGAGGGCGCGCTCCAGTTTTCCGGGGGCCAGGCGGGGACCCACCTGATCGTAACCGTTGCAAACGGGATGGATGAGGCTGCTTTGGTCGGCGCCTGCCTCAGGCAGGGGGTGCGGGTATATGGGCTCAGCCAATTTTGTGCGCAGGACGGAACGGCGCATAGCGCAAGCGTTGTGATGGGATACGCGGGCATGGAGCGGGGCCGTATCGAACAGGCTGTGCGGCGTATCGGCAAAGCCTGGTTTGGAGATTAG
- a CDS encoding phosphotransferase enzyme family protein, with translation MEEALRAAAHFDLSGRVARALPWGQGHIHRTFRVGTDGGKEYILQKINTAVFPQPEKLMENILRVTRHMADGAGKSVFRVSLARDGRPWWQDEHGGAWRVYPLIPNTFTLQEPRTPQDMLESGRVFGCFIKDLMGMAPKTLYVSIPGFHDTPARFDALRAAVRKDPKGRAQFVTEELKYLYSCEARACRLYQQALQGQLPLRATHNDTKLNNVLFDRSSEKGVCAVDLDTVMPGLAAYDFGDAIRFGASSAPEDAQDTRAVHLDLPRYAAYARGFLQGCAGALTHAELDSLAEGPFSITIEQAVRFLTDYILGDIYYRVDRPGHNLQRCRAQLALARDMEKRAAQMRDVIVELTDREEN, from the coding sequence ATGGAGGAGGCTTTGCGGGCTGCCGCGCATTTTGATTTGAGCGGCCGTGTGGCCCGGGCGCTGCCCTGGGGGCAGGGCCATATCCACCGAACTTTTCGGGTAGGAACGGATGGGGGTAAAGAGTATATCCTGCAAAAGATCAATACCGCCGTATTTCCCCAGCCGGAAAAGTTGATGGAGAATATCCTGCGCGTTACGCGGCATATGGCCGATGGGGCGGGCAAAAGCGTTTTCCGCGTAAGTCTGGCAAGGGATGGGCGCCCCTGGTGGCAGGACGAGCACGGCGGGGCCTGGCGGGTCTATCCGCTGATCCCCAATACCTTTACCCTGCAAGAGCCGCGCACCCCGCAGGATATGCTGGAAAGCGGGCGGGTATTCGGCTGTTTTATAAAGGACTTAATGGGGATGGCGCCTAAGACGCTCTACGTCAGCATCCCCGGCTTTCACGATACGCCGGCGCGGTTTGACGCGCTGCGCGCCGCGGTGCGGAAGGATCCGAAGGGCCGCGCGCAATTCGTAACGGAGGAGCTTAAATATCTGTATAGCTGCGAGGCGCGCGCCTGCCGGCTGTATCAACAGGCCCTGCAAGGGCAGCTGCCCCTGCGCGCGACGCATAACGATACCAAGCTCAACAATGTTCTTTTTGACCGCTCCAGCGAAAAAGGAGTATGTGCCGTAGACCTGGACACCGTGATGCCGGGCCTGGCAGCCTATGATTTTGGGGATGCTATCCGCTTTGGCGCCAGCAGCGCCCCGGAGGATGCGCAGGATACCCGGGCGGTCCATTTGGATTTGCCGCGCTATGCGGCATATGCGCGCGGCTTTTTGCAGGGCTGTGCGGGCGCGCTGACGCATGCGGAGCTGGATTCGCTTGCTGAGGGGCCGTTTTCCATAACCATAGAGCAGGCCGTCCGTTTTCTGACGGACTATATTCTGGGCGATATTTATTACAGGGTCGACCGCCCGGGGCATAACCTGCAACGCTGCCGGGCCCAGCTGGCTCTGGCCAGGGATATGGAAAAAAGGGCGGCGCAGATGCGTGATGTGATCGTTGAGTTGACGGATAGGGAGGAAAACTAG
- a CDS encoding pro-sigmaK processing inhibitor BofA family protein, whose amino-acid sequence MGLSIPYEAIIAYALGLVLLYVVGYLLLVPFKMVLRFIYNGLLGGLMLWGLNVVGGFFGVNIAINFVTALIAGFLGIPGIILLLILQMIL is encoded by the coding sequence ATGGGTTTGAGTATTCCCTATGAGGCGATCATCGCCTATGCATTGGGATTGGTTTTGTTGTACGTAGTCGGCTATCTGCTGCTGGTGCCGTTCAAAATGGTGCTGCGTTTTATCTATAACGGCTTGCTGGGCGGGCTGATGCTCTGGGGTTTAAACGTGGTCGGCGGCTTTTTCGGCGTTAATATCGCCATCAATTTTGTCACCGCGCTGATCGCAGGGTTTTTGGGGATACCCGGGATCATCCTATTGCTGATCTTACAGATGATCTTATAA
- a CDS encoding helix-turn-helix transcriptional regulator, with the protein MQQDAEIISVLKELYNISGCRMSLYDTHLREIAAYPEALSPFCALVRQNKHADHLCRRQDAVAFEIVRSQGQIYIYRCPFGLHEAVAPLYQYGVLSGFLMMGQILDSSQTDRTPIMRTAAPYVEDGALLEQRVYKIPDIPQDKLSSCIALMNICAAYITLSNRMNLADKNLAEDIRQYINQNFARSITLDHLSQQFFCSKPTLVGAFQRAYGQGINAYLTEVRLRHARSLLSGSKDSIRQIAQSCGFSDQNYFAKVFGKHCGCTPSAFRAQARQQAGL; encoded by the coding sequence ATGCAACAGGATGCGGAGATTATTTCCGTGCTAAAGGAACTTTACAATATTTCCGGCTGCCGCATGTCCCTATACGATACGCATTTACGAGAGATCGCCGCCTATCCGGAGGCGCTCAGCCCCTTTTGCGCGCTGGTACGGCAAAATAAGCATGCCGATCACCTATGCCGCCGGCAGGATGCCGTCGCCTTTGAGATCGTCCGCAGCCAGGGGCAGATCTACATCTATCGCTGCCCCTTTGGGCTGCACGAAGCCGTAGCGCCGCTTTATCAATACGGCGTTCTCAGCGGTTTTTTGATGATGGGACAGATTTTGGATTCCTCCCAGACCGACCGGACACCTATCATGCGCACCGCAGCCCCTTATGTGGAGGACGGCGCGCTTTTGGAACAGCGGGTCTATAAGATACCCGATATCCCACAGGATAAGCTGAGCAGCTGCATCGCGCTAATGAATATCTGCGCGGCGTATATCACGCTGAGCAACCGCATGAATCTGGCCGATAAGAACCTGGCTGAGGATATCCGCCAATACATCAATCAAAACTTTGCCCGTTCCATCACGCTGGATCATTTAAGCCAGCAGTTTTTTTGCAGCAAGCCCACGCTAGTAGGCGCTTTTCAGCGCGCCTACGGGCAGGGGATCAACGCGTATTTGACCGAGGTTCGCCTGCGCCATGCCCGCAGCCTGCTCTCGGGCAGCAAGGATTCGATCCGCCAGATCGCTCAAAGCTGCGGTTTTTCCGACCAGAATTATTTTGCCAAGGTTTTCGGCAAGCACTGTGGTTGCACACCCTCCGCCTTTCGCGCACAGGCGCGCCAACAGGCCGGCCTTTAG
- a CDS encoding inorganic phosphate transporter, protein MNLAFLISMLLVLGVVFVNGWTDAPNAIGSAVATRVFRPRTAILVAMIFNFLGVLLMTAISTQVADTLSNMVDFSSASHSDALIVMAAAMFAIVVWAVAAWAFGIPTSESHALIAGLTGAAMALGGIGAINMGEWQKVLIGLAVSSVLGFGAGFGFAKLIARLFYRADRRRTERFFTAGQAVSACGMAFLHGAQDGQKFMGVMMLALFLNGMVQKNAGGTFDIPLWVMVLCSAVMGLGTLVGGWRIIKAVGFDMVHLQKYQGFASDLAAGGCLLLSSLTGLPVSTTHTKTTAIMGVGAARRFSSVNWGVAREMILAWVLTFPGCGLIGYGMAKLFLHLF, encoded by the coding sequence ATGAATCTTGCGTTTTTGATCAGTATGCTGCTGGTGTTGGGCGTAGTCTTTGTCAACGGTTGGACGGATGCGCCCAACGCCATCGGCAGCGCGGTAGCTACAAGGGTGTTTCGGCCCCGCACGGCTATCCTGGTGGCCATGATCTTCAACTTTTTAGGCGTGCTGCTGATGACCGCTATCTCCACGCAGGTAGCCGACACCCTGTCGAACATGGTGGATTTTTCCTCCGCCTCCCATAGCGATGCGCTCATCGTCATGGCTGCGGCCATGTTTGCCATCGTGGTATGGGCCGTGGCGGCCTGGGCCTTTGGCATACCCACCAGCGAGAGCCACGCGCTGATCGCCGGATTGACGGGCGCGGCGATGGCCCTGGGTGGGATCGGCGCCATCAACATGGGCGAATGGCAAAAGGTGCTGATCGGCCTTGCCGTTTCCTCCGTACTGGGTTTTGGGGCCGGCTTTGGCTTTGCCAAGCTGATTGCCCGGCTGTTCTATCGGGCGGACCGGCGCAGGACCGAGCGGTTCTTTACCGCAGGACAGGCTGTTTCAGCCTGCGGCATGGCGTTTTTGCACGGGGCACAGGACGGGCAAAAGTTCATGGGCGTGATGATGCTGGCGTTGTTTTTAAATGGCATGGTACAAAAAAATGCCGGCGGTACCTTTGACATCCCGCTGTGGGTGATGGTACTTTGCTCAGCCGTGATGGGGCTGGGCACCTTGGTCGGGGGCTGGCGCATCATCAAAGCCGTTGGATTTGACATGGTCCATCTGCAAAAGTATCAAGGCTTTGCTTCGGACCTGGCGGCGGGCGGATGCCTGCTGCTCAGCTCGCTGACCGGGCTCCCGGTATCCACCACCCACACCAAGACCACGGCGATCATGGGGGTGGGCGCGGCACGCCGTTTTTCCAGCGTGAATTGGGGCGTAGCCCGCGAGATGATATTGGCCTGGGTATTGACTTTTCCGGGCTGCGGCCTGATCGGCTATGGGATGGCCAAGCTGTTTTTGCACTTGTTTTAG
- a CDS encoding sugar phosphate isomerase/epimerase family protein yields MSKLKAAWVGFRQPDADPWKVYERYAAIGYHGMDGDLWEMEGDRVENLKHFNDLGLEVVSSWAVRGDMKEFAADDQKIAEVIERAHFYNLDAVTMGGISVISSFNSYYGNNGTYDELMYDIEGMNAVIEKLGREGIGLMYHNHYQEFTVSYDGVSVMDYLLTDVDRRLKLKLDVGWVWVGGVDPVAFMEKAKDRIGLLHIKDFYDQEIPRHLVNQKPETRIGFTMLGTGKVDIQGCLKKGVEIGQKWAIVEQDTMRNLTMEEDLTGSFLAMKESGYVE; encoded by the coding sequence ATGAGCAAGTTAAAGGCAGCATGGGTAGGCTTCCGCCAGCCGGATGCAGACCCTTGGAAGGTTTATGAGCGTTACGCCGCCATCGGCTATCATGGCATGGATGGCGACCTTTGGGAGATGGAAGGCGACCGGGTAGAGAACCTGAAGCATTTTAACGACCTGGGGCTGGAGGTGGTTTCCAGCTGGGCCGTGCGGGGGGATATGAAAGAATTTGCCGCGGACGACCAGAAAATCGCCGAGGTTATCGAGCGGGCGCACTTTTACAACCTGGACGCGGTGACCATGGGCGGCATCTCGGTCATCTCCAGCTTTAACTCCTATTATGGCAACAACGGTACGTACGACGAGCTGATGTACGATATCGAGGGCATGAACGCCGTGATCGAGAAGCTGGGCCGTGAAGGGATCGGCCTGATGTATCACAACCATTATCAGGAGTTCACCGTCAGCTACGACGGGGTATCGGTAATGGATTATCTGCTCACGGACGTGGACCGCAGGCTCAAGCTCAAGCTGGATGTGGGCTGGGTATGGGTTGGCGGCGTGGACCCGGTAGCGTTTATGGAGAAGGCTAAGGATCGCATCGGCCTGCTGCATATCAAGGATTTCTATGACCAAGAGATCCCCCGCCACCTGGTCAACCAGAAACCGGAGACCCGCATCGGCTTTACCATGCTGGGCACGGGCAAGGTGGATATCCAGGGCTGCCTGAAAAAGGGCGTGGAGATCGGTCAGAAATGGGCGATCGTGGAGCAGGATACCATGCGCAACCTGACGATGGAAGAGGACCTGACCGGCTCCTTCCTGGCGATGAAGGAAAGCGGATACGTGGAATAA
- the recR gene encoding recombination mediator RecR, giving the protein MQTHIEPIARMIEQLAKLPGIGSKTAQRLAFFILSMEENEVRQLAEAIYLGKKKVHACAVCGNLTDQDPCAICTDPRRRDDVLCVVSDARDLLAMERTREFRGRYHVLGGTISPMEGIGPDQLRIRELVTRIGRSEVKEVILATNPDVEGEATAVYLAKLLKPLGVKVSRIAHGVPVGGDLEYTDEVTLGRALEGRREM; this is encoded by the coding sequence ATGCAGACCCATATTGAGCCGATCGCCCGCATGATCGAGCAGCTGGCCAAACTGCCGGGCATAGGCAGCAAAACGGCGCAGCGTCTGGCTTTCTTCATCCTGTCGATGGAGGAAAATGAGGTGCGCCAGCTGGCCGAGGCGATCTATCTGGGCAAGAAAAAAGTACATGCCTGCGCCGTATGCGGTAACCTGACCGACCAGGACCCCTGCGCGATCTGTACCGACCCGCGGCGCAGGGACGACGTATTGTGCGTAGTCTCGGATGCGCGGGACCTGCTGGCGATGGAGCGAACGCGGGAGTTCCGCGGCCGCTACCATGTACTGGGGGGGACGATCTCGCCCATGGAGGGCATTGGGCCCGACCAGCTACGCATTCGGGAGTTGGTCACCCGCATCGGCCGCAGCGAGGTCAAAGAGGTGATTTTGGCGACCAACCCGGATGTGGAGGGGGAGGCGACGGCCGTGTATCTGGCCAAGCTGCTCAAACCCCTGGGCGTCAAGGTCTCCCGTATTGCCCACGGCGTGCCGGTAGGCGGCGACCTGGAATATACCGACGAGGTGACGCTGGGGCGGGCGCTGGAGGGCCGGCGCGAGATGTAG
- the galE gene encoding UDP-glucose 4-epimerase GalE gives MAILVTGGAGYIGSHTCVELLNQGYEVVVVDNLSNSSRKAIARVEQITGKSLTFYEEDLLDYAALENIFSREKIDAVIHFAGLKAVGESVQMPLEYYHNNITGTLLLCQAMREHGVKNIVFSSSATVYGRPETVPIREDFPLSATNPYGHTKLMLEQILTDLYTADPEWSVMLLRYFNPIGAHESGMIGEDPKGIPNNLMPYITQVAVGKLPHLNVFGNDYDTPDGSGVRDYIHVVDLALGHIKALQKMEGRPGVKIYNLGTGKGYSVLDMVSAFEKASGKPIPYKIMPRRPGDIAICYADPAKAREELEWTAQRDLAQMCEDSWRWQKNNPDGYGNE, from the coding sequence ATGGCGATTTTGGTGACCGGCGGCGCCGGCTATATCGGCAGCCATACCTGTGTGGAACTATTAAACCAGGGTTACGAAGTGGTGGTGGTGGATAACCTGAGCAACTCCAGCCGCAAGGCGATTGCCCGGGTGGAGCAGATAACCGGCAAGAGCCTGACTTTTTACGAGGAAGATCTGCTTGATTATGCGGCCCTGGAAAACATCTTCAGCCGGGAGAAGATCGACGCGGTGATCCACTTTGCCGGGCTAAAGGCGGTGGGCGAATCGGTACAGATGCCGCTGGAGTATTACCACAACAACATTACCGGCACCTTGCTGCTATGTCAGGCGATGCGCGAGCATGGGGTGAAAAACATCGTCTTTAGTTCCTCGGCCACTGTCTACGGCCGGCCGGAGACGGTGCCGATCCGGGAGGATTTTCCGCTGTCGGCCACCAATCCGTACGGGCATACCAAGCTGATGCTCGAGCAGATCTTGACCGATCTGTACACGGCCGACCCGGAGTGGAGCGTGATGCTGCTGCGGTATTTTAACCCGATCGGCGCGCACGAGAGCGGGATGATCGGCGAGGATCCCAAGGGCATCCCCAATAACCTGATGCCCTATATTACGCAGGTGGCAGTGGGCAAGCTGCCGCATTTAAACGTATTTGGCAATGATTACGATACGCCCGACGGCAGCGGCGTAAGAGATTATATCCACGTAGTGGACCTGGCGCTAGGACATATCAAGGCGCTGCAAAAGATGGAGGGCAGGCCGGGGGTAAAGATCTACAACCTGGGAACCGGCAAGGGCTATAGCGTGCTGGATATGGTGAGCGCCTTTGAAAAAGCCAGCGGCAAGCCGATCCCCTACAAGATCATGCCGCGCAGGCCTGGGGATATCGCGATCTGCTATGCCGATCCCGCCAAGGCGCGGGAGGAACTGGAATGGACCGCCCAGCGCGACCTGGCCCAGATGTGCGAGGACTCCTGGCGCTGGCAGAAGAACAACCCCGATGGCTATGGCAACGAGTAA
- a CDS encoding DUF47 domain-containing protein, protein MKIKKDADYFELLSKMIACTHEAARKLHELVVVYDQVPERCGKIHDIEHACDDLLHILLKKLNAAFITPIDREDLLAIAKGIDDITDAIEDAANAFDMLCVDTIRPGAVEMAELILQAMEALVKAVGEFNQFKNSQKLSTYIVEVNSIEAKGDTLHRHLVKDLFHRGDPLTILQWKEIFDIMEQVLDAGEEVADLLEAMAMKNR, encoded by the coding sequence ATGAAGATCAAAAAAGATGCGGATTATTTTGAATTGCTTTCGAAAATGATCGCCTGCACGCATGAGGCGGCGCGCAAGCTCCACGAACTGGTGGTGGTGTATGACCAGGTACCGGAGCGCTGCGGGAAGATACACGATATCGAACACGCCTGCGACGACCTGCTGCATATCCTTTTAAAGAAGCTGAATGCGGCGTTTATTACCCCTATCGATCGGGAGGATCTGCTGGCGATCGCCAAAGGGATCGACGATATTACCGATGCCATCGAAGATGCGGCCAACGCATTTGATATGTTGTGCGTAGACACCATACGCCCGGGCGCGGTAGAGATGGCGGAATTGATTTTGCAGGCCATGGAGGCATTGGTCAAGGCGGTGGGGGAATTTAATCAATTCAAGAATTCCCAGAAGCTGAGTACCTATATCGTAGAGGTCAACTCCATTGAGGCCAAGGGCGACACGCTGCACCGCCACCTGGTAAAGGACCTGTTCCACCGGGGCGATCCGTTGACCATCCTCCAGTGGAAAGAGATCTTCGACATCATGGAGCAGGTGCTCGATGCAGGCGAAGAGGTCGCCGATCTTCTAGAAGCCATGGCGATGAAGAACCGGTAA
- a CDS encoding sodium-translocating pyrophosphatase, which translates to MNWALFAILISALAFIVAGYFYRWVSKLPVAEGPLRHVGMLIRKGAFAFLKREYRILAIFVGVVALLLVLFFPIPFWMGSILENLGMAAAYILGSVLSALAGVIGISIATIANVRAATAARQGLAPSYMAGFRGGAVMGMAVVGSSLFGAAVLYLLTSDPNIVLAFSFGASSLALFAKAGGGIFTKTADIAADLTGKVELGIPEDDPRNPAVIADNVGDNVGDVAGMGADLFDSNIAAIAAAMVIALPLGQVDLLFCFGALGLLASIIGVLTARVGKKGNPGAALNRGTYLTCGIFAVLTFVASMIYHFDLRLWGATVVGMVAGVVIGLTSDYFTGDNRKPVARVAHACESGPAFTILSGISYGLISALPSLAGIGAAALIAFKLCEPMGAGYAMLGVSMSAIGMLAIVGMIISNDAYGPIVDNARGVAEMGGLGEEVLKITDELDAAGNTSKAITKGFAIGAAGLTVIALLGAFREIVYNATGQTLVFDMMDPLIFFGMLIGAAIPAVFAAMLMMGVNRNSQKMVAEIHRQFNTIPGLKEGKQGVLPDYDRCIDIATVGAVRELIPAGLMAIVATLVVGFIGGVAAVGGFLAGNIVSGLLLAMLMSNAGGLWDNAKKYIEAGHCGGKGSPAHKAAVIGDTVGDPFKDTAGPSLNTQVTVVSLVSSLAAALFIAISIF; encoded by the coding sequence ATGAATTGGGCGCTTTTTGCAATTCTGATTTCCGCTTTAGCTTTTATCGTAGCCGGATATTTTTACCGGTGGGTCTCAAAATTACCCGTTGCCGAAGGGCCGCTGCGTCATGTAGGGATGCTGATCCGAAAGGGCGCGTTCGCCTTTCTTAAACGGGAATACCGCATCCTTGCGATCTTCGTGGGCGTTGTTGCGCTGCTGCTGGTGCTGTTTTTCCCCATACCTTTCTGGATGGGCTCGATCCTGGAGAACCTGGGCATGGCCGCCGCATACATCCTGGGCTCGGTATTGAGCGCGCTGGCCGGGGTGATCGGCATCAGCATTGCCACCATCGCCAACGTACGCGCGGCGACCGCTGCGCGCCAGGGGCTGGCCCCCTCCTACATGGCGGGCTTCCGGGGCGGCGCCGTTATGGGGATGGCGGTGGTGGGCAGCTCGCTGTTTGGGGCGGCTGTGCTGTACCTTTTGACCAGTGACCCCAATATCGTGCTGGCCTTCAGCTTTGGCGCAAGCTCCCTGGCGCTGTTTGCCAAGGCGGGCGGCGGCATCTTTACCAAGACGGCCGATATCGCCGCCGACCTGACCGGTAAGGTGGAGCTGGGCATCCCGGAGGATGACCCGCGCAACCCCGCCGTGATTGCCGATAATGTGGGGGACAATGTGGGCGACGTGGCCGGCATGGGCGCGGACCTGTTCGACTCCAACATCGCGGCCATCGCCGCAGCCATGGTCATCGCGCTGCCGCTGGGCCAGGTAGACCTGCTGTTCTGCTTCGGCGCGCTGGGGCTTTTGGCCTCCATCATTGGCGTGCTGACGGCGCGGGTGGGCAAAAAGGGCAACCCAGGCGCGGCGCTGAACCGCGGCACCTATTTAACCTGCGGGATCTTCGCGGTTTTGACGTTTGTAGCTTCTATGATCTATCATTTCGACCTGCGGCTGTGGGGCGCCACGGTGGTAGGGATGGTCGCCGGCGTTGTGATCGGCCTGACCAGCGACTATTTTACCGGCGATAACCGCAAGCCTGTGGCGCGTGTGGCCCACGCCTGTGAGAGCGGGCCGGCCTTTACCATCCTCTCGGGCATTTCCTACGGGCTGATCAGCGCCCTGCCCTCCCTGGCTGGTATCGGCGCAGCCGCGCTGATCGCCTTTAAGCTTTGCGAGCCCATGGGCGCAGGGTACGCCATGCTGGGCGTATCGATGAGCGCCATCGGCATGCTGGCTATCGTAGGCATGATCATTTCTAACGACGCCTATGGCCCCATTGTGGATAACGCGCGGGGCGTGGCTGAAATGGGCGGCCTGGGCGAAGAAGTGCTGAAGATCACCGATGAACTGGATGCGGCGGGCAATACCTCTAAGGCCATCACCAAGGGCTTTGCCATCGGCGCGGCGGGGCTTACGGTCATTGCGCTGCTGGGCGCTTTCCGCGAGATCGTGTACAATGCCACAGGGCAGACGCTGGTCTTTGACATGATGGATCCGCTGATCTTTTTCGGCATGCTGATCGGCGCGGCCATCCCGGCGGTATTTGCCGCCATGCTGATGATGGGGGTCAACCGCAACTCGCAAAAGATGGTTGCCGAGATCCATCGCCAGTTTAATACCATTCCGGGCCTGAAAGAGGGTAAACAGGGCGTTTTGCCGGACTATGACCGCTGTATCGACATCGCCACGGTAGGCGCGGTGCGCGAGCTGATCCCCGCGGGGTTGATGGCCATCGTCGCCACGCTGGTCGTAGGCTTTATCGGCGGGGTGGCCGCGGTAGGGGGCTTTCTGGCTGGCAATATCGTTTCCGGGCTGCTGCTAGCCATGCTGATGAGCAACGCCGGCGGCCTGTGGGACAACGCCAAAAAGTATATCGAAGCCGGACACTGCGGTGGCAAGGGCTCGCCCGCGCACAAAGCGGCGGTCATCGGCGATACGGTAGGCGATCCGTTTAAGGATACGGCAGGGCCCTCCCTCAACACGCAGGTGACGGTCGTCTCTCTGGTATCCTCGCTGGCGGCGGCGCTGTTCATCGCCATATCCATCTTCTAA
- a CDS encoding uracil-DNA glycosylase translates to MQVSWAELLAQIDGCTKCGLCRARTNPAPGEGDLQARIMFVGEGPGAQEDLQGRPFVGPAGQLLDKMLAAIALKREQVYIANIVKCRPPGNRVPTPDEAAACLPYLRAQVGLVSPRIIICLGATAARYCLGGEVRITRDRGKWVQRKGVWMMATYHPAALLRAPEKKREAWEDFKSIRERLRAMELEEEEQDDGKSANAEPGEDT, encoded by the coding sequence ATGCAGGTTTCCTGGGCGGAATTATTGGCGCAGATCGACGGTTGCACGAAGTGTGGACTTTGCCGCGCGCGAACCAACCCTGCGCCGGGAGAAGGGGATCTGCAGGCCCGGATCATGTTTGTAGGCGAAGGGCCGGGCGCACAGGAGGATCTGCAGGGCAGGCCCTTTGTAGGCCCGGCGGGGCAACTGCTGGACAAGATGCTGGCCGCCATCGCCTTAAAACGCGAACAGGTCTATATCGCCAACATTGTGAAGTGCCGCCCGCCGGGAAACCGAGTGCCTACGCCGGATGAGGCCGCCGCCTGCCTGCCCTATCTCCGGGCGCAGGTAGGGCTGGTATCGCCCCGGATCATCATTTGCCTAGGGGCCACTGCGGCGCGCTATTGCCTGGGCGGGGAGGTACGCATCACCCGGGACAGGGGAAAGTGGGTACAGCGCAAGGGCGTATGGATGATGGCCACCTATCACCCGGCGGCGCTGCTGCGCGCACCGGAAAAAAAGCGGGAGGCCTGGGAGGACTTTAAGTCCATCCGGGAACGGCTTAGAGCAATGGAATTGGAAGAAGAGGAGCAAGATGATGGCAAAAGCGCAAACGCAGAGCCGGGAGAAGATACATGA